In Myxococcus stipitatus, the following are encoded in one genomic region:
- a CDS encoding helicase-related protein, whose translation MPLVEGLKVRYLPQPEWGVGHLLSLQEEGAKALVAFPAREDAPVLVSTKGGALVSYPLPPGEPVVTYKGRLALVVAEEPGARGLRRYVLRYADTGEEDELPESEVRALPPRSDLLSTLREGRVGDARSFTLRKQALVLDDERRCDALGALFASRIMVKPHQVGVVQRVLSARRPRFVLADEVGLGKTIEAGMVFSALRLSGLARRCLVVAPSHLTVQWLVELFHKFNQLFTLMDSDRYAQSLKEAPGVSPWARFPLVVTSLELLARSEEHRQELAGEDAFWDLVIIDEAHHLKGERAFEAASVLAKNSWGLLLLTATPMQLDPAEYHGLLTLIDAATAPSVKGFEERLSRQEELSAAVRALMEGGKGKADAAVKALSRRFPEDARLKTLKEPEALLQHLAETYSLSDRLVRNRRAVVGGFSTRRLHRHPVTLPAEELKVRDEALATLAAGSLRGAPLGNVLRRLESSSAAFAGAVKSNPTLKAKADVLRLPSRDAKFSAFVGVLRGVWMAEPAAKVLVFTESRDTLEMLQAELSRENVEALGYHGDLPLVERDRQVARFRDPEGPRVLLCTEVGGEGRNFQFAHHLVHYDLPWSPATVEQRIGRLDRIGQNHPVEIHVFDVAGTLASDVLTLLADAVGVFGETVGGLDAVLEEVEDRLAELALLPREARVSYGAELKGKVEAAREQVKRAYDPLLDVRSFDRPAVERLVKRAQARMGIESDDEDEDSEAPSLEDGLWSVARDLDERLEETVTELARRVGIGVDTDEQVEAFQVAFQFGHALKVDGLPGLDVMEDRTQLGTFWRDTAVEAEELEYFATGNPLVEALFGFLRDGPYGRSAFRFIEKRGPLKARGVELLYHVQLPEPEDTSPGARVPSRQLARFLERTLLHVAVVDGGTAGPKAEDTVLPALEAEGKTLKGDEVSRAFPGFGSFLDAAVPVGQRAAESALAKLATSARQAIESERDAAMERLRLSLDHQGLSDEALAAQLGAEHSHYERLLQALGGAKVTLDSACGFVINR comes from the coding sequence ATGCCTCTCGTCGAAGGTCTGAAGGTCCGCTATCTCCCGCAGCCTGAATGGGGTGTGGGACACCTGTTGTCGCTCCAAGAAGAAGGCGCCAAGGCGCTGGTGGCCTTCCCCGCACGGGAGGACGCCCCGGTGCTGGTGTCCACCAAGGGTGGCGCCCTGGTGTCGTACCCGCTGCCTCCGGGTGAGCCGGTGGTGACGTACAAGGGGCGGCTGGCGCTGGTGGTGGCCGAGGAGCCGGGTGCGCGGGGCCTGCGCCGCTACGTGCTGCGTTACGCGGACACGGGGGAGGAGGACGAGCTGCCGGAGTCGGAGGTGCGGGCGCTGCCGCCCCGGTCGGATCTGTTGTCCACCTTGCGCGAGGGCCGCGTGGGAGATGCCCGGTCCTTCACACTGCGCAAGCAGGCGCTGGTGCTGGACGACGAGCGGCGGTGTGACGCGCTCGGCGCGCTGTTCGCCAGCCGCATCATGGTGAAGCCGCACCAGGTGGGCGTGGTGCAGCGGGTGTTGTCCGCGCGCCGTCCGCGCTTCGTGCTCGCCGACGAGGTGGGCCTGGGCAAGACGATTGAAGCGGGCATGGTGTTCAGCGCGCTGCGTCTGTCGGGGCTCGCGCGGCGCTGCCTCGTCGTGGCGCCCAGCCACCTGACGGTGCAGTGGCTGGTGGAGCTGTTCCACAAGTTCAACCAGCTCTTCACGCTGATGGACTCGGACCGCTATGCGCAGTCGCTCAAGGAGGCGCCGGGCGTCTCCCCGTGGGCGCGCTTCCCGCTGGTGGTGACGAGCCTGGAGTTGCTCGCGCGCAGCGAGGAGCACCGCCAGGAGCTCGCCGGCGAGGACGCCTTCTGGGACCTGGTCATCATCGACGAGGCGCACCACCTCAAGGGCGAGCGCGCCTTCGAGGCGGCCAGCGTGCTGGCGAAGAACTCGTGGGGTCTGCTGCTGCTCACCGCCACGCCCATGCAACTGGACCCGGCGGAGTACCACGGGCTGCTCACGCTGATTGACGCGGCCACCGCGCCCAGCGTGAAGGGCTTCGAGGAGCGGCTGTCGCGCCAGGAGGAACTCTCCGCCGCGGTGCGCGCGCTGATGGAGGGCGGCAAGGGCAAGGCGGACGCGGCGGTGAAGGCGCTCTCCCGCCGCTTCCCCGAGGACGCGCGGCTCAAGACGCTGAAGGAGCCGGAGGCGCTGCTGCAACACCTGGCGGAGACGTACAGCCTGAGCGACCGGCTGGTGCGTAACCGGCGTGCGGTGGTCGGTGGTTTCTCCACGCGGCGGCTGCACCGGCACCCGGTGACGCTGCCCGCGGAGGAGTTGAAGGTGCGGGACGAGGCGCTGGCGACGTTGGCGGCGGGCTCGCTGCGAGGCGCGCCGCTGGGCAACGTGCTGCGCCGGTTGGAGTCCAGCTCCGCGGCGTTCGCGGGCGCGGTGAAGTCCAACCCCACGCTGAAGGCGAAGGCGGACGTGCTGAGGCTGCCGTCGCGCGACGCGAAGTTCAGCGCCTTCGTGGGGGTGCTGCGCGGCGTGTGGATGGCGGAGCCGGCGGCCAAGGTGCTCGTCTTCACCGAGAGCCGCGACACGCTGGAGATGCTCCAGGCGGAGCTGTCCCGGGAGAACGTGGAGGCGCTGGGCTATCACGGCGACCTGCCGCTGGTGGAGCGGGACAGGCAGGTGGCGCGCTTCAGGGACCCGGAGGGGCCCCGGGTGTTGTTGTGCACGGAGGTGGGCGGCGAGGGCCGCAACTTCCAGTTCGCGCACCACCTGGTCCACTACGATTTGCCCTGGAGCCCGGCCACGGTGGAGCAGCGCATCGGCCGCCTGGACCGCATCGGGCAGAACCACCCGGTGGAGATCCACGTCTTCGACGTCGCGGGCACGCTGGCGTCGGATGTGCTGACGCTGCTGGCGGACGCGGTGGGTGTCTTCGGCGAGACGGTGGGTGGCCTGGACGCGGTGCTGGAGGAGGTGGAGGACCGGCTCGCGGAGCTGGCGCTGCTGCCTCGCGAGGCCCGCGTGTCCTACGGCGCCGAGCTGAAGGGGAAGGTGGAGGCGGCGCGCGAGCAGGTGAAGCGCGCGTATGACCCGCTGCTGGACGTGCGCAGCTTCGACCGGCCCGCGGTGGAGCGGCTGGTGAAGCGCGCCCAGGCCCGCATGGGCATCGAGTCCGACGACGAGGACGAGGACAGCGAGGCCCCAAGCCTGGAGGACGGCTTGTGGAGCGTCGCGCGGGATTTGGACGAGCGGCTGGAGGAGACCGTCACGGAGCTGGCGCGCCGGGTGGGCATCGGCGTGGACACCGATGAGCAGGTGGAGGCGTTCCAGGTGGCCTTCCAGTTCGGCCACGCGCTGAAGGTGGACGGCCTGCCCGGGCTGGACGTCATGGAGGACCGCACGCAGCTGGGGACCTTCTGGCGCGACACGGCGGTGGAGGCGGAGGAGTTGGAGTACTTCGCCACCGGCAACCCGCTGGTGGAGGCGCTCTTCGGCTTCCTGCGCGACGGGCCCTATGGACGCAGCGCCTTCCGCTTCATCGAGAAGCGCGGTCCGCTCAAGGCGCGGGGCGTGGAGTTGCTGTACCACGTGCAGCTCCCGGAGCCGGAGGACACCTCGCCGGGGGCCCGCGTGCCCAGCCGTCAGCTCGCGCGTTTCCTGGAGCGCACCCTCTTGCACGTGGCCGTGGTGGACGGCGGCACGGCGGGCCCCAAGGCGGAGGACACCGTGCTCCCCGCGCTCGAGGCCGAGGGCAAGACGCTCAAGGGCGACGAGGTGTCACGCGCCTTCCCAGGCTTCGGCTCCTTCCTGGACGCCGCGGTGCCCGTGGGCCAGCGCGCCGCCGAGTCCGCGCTCGCGAAGCTCGCCACCTCCGCCCGCCAGGCCATCGAGTCCGAGCGCGACGCGGCCATGGAGCGCCTGCGCCTGTCCCTGGACCACCAGGGCCTCTCGGATGAGGCCCTCGCCGCCCAACTGGGCGCCGAGCATTCCCACTACGAGCGCCTCCTCCAGGCCCTGGGTGGGGCAAAAGTGACTCTCGACTCCGCTTGTGGCTTCGTCATCAACCGGTGA
- a CDS encoding pilus assembly protein encodes MSRHRLLRSSRGQALVLFALTLLLLALMVLMTLGFGMRAKERVEIQMAADAAAYSQAVATARTFNAISVMNRAQVAHMVAMAGTQALISRSSQVYAAHMVCTPTFTPAQWGLGDGAAATQVKSLQGQAGSLYRAGLNLYGHLLREHIVDQRLAYRIARGANPELQATPEGAAKSFMELNGDNDVPNHGDLMNAVRRGGVACGAGAVCAVGGSTSAHLNATMGSLGWTWVHSRPTGSAGFGTGGAARSTAFRRYGSSAEMDPSTYNTVSGRNSTGHDHATVVVPTRCTNPPPIPTPVTDAWVMSDERQTPEDQHVYGVRLPPGQAPEDGEPLFERHTLGECVSCPGIWPFAMGYNVDQLQRGRANHYGQPKLYSVLHRDYGSEARRRSPDPWNLFFRFPFSAENTTEFDLSIPLGRSRPTGREGVQRNQVALSAGIIYYHRPRAAGQGGGWREPPNFLNPFWRATLVSPEGAIDDKPAASLEAAGFTEHGQVLRALEQAGYRGGSRRGAGY; translated from the coding sequence ATGTCCCGTCACCGGCTTCTGAGGTCCTCGCGAGGACAGGCCCTGGTCCTCTTCGCGCTGACGCTGCTCCTGTTGGCGTTGATGGTGTTGATGACGCTGGGTTTCGGCATGCGCGCGAAGGAGCGCGTGGAAATCCAGATGGCGGCGGACGCGGCGGCCTACAGCCAGGCGGTGGCGACGGCGCGGACCTTCAACGCGATTTCGGTGATGAACCGCGCGCAGGTGGCCCACATGGTGGCCATGGCCGGCACGCAGGCGCTCATCAGCCGCAGCAGCCAGGTGTACGCGGCCCATATGGTCTGCACGCCGACCTTCACGCCCGCGCAGTGGGGCCTGGGAGATGGCGCCGCCGCCACGCAGGTGAAGTCGCTGCAGGGGCAGGCGGGAAGTCTCTACCGCGCGGGGTTGAACCTCTACGGTCATCTCTTGCGCGAGCACATCGTGGACCAGCGGCTGGCGTATCGCATCGCCCGGGGCGCCAATCCGGAGTTGCAGGCGACGCCCGAGGGCGCGGCGAAGAGCTTCATGGAGCTCAACGGCGACAACGACGTGCCCAACCATGGCGACTTGATGAACGCCGTGCGGCGCGGGGGCGTGGCGTGTGGCGCGGGCGCGGTGTGCGCGGTGGGTGGCAGCACGTCGGCGCATCTCAACGCGACCATGGGGAGTCTGGGGTGGACGTGGGTCCACAGCCGGCCCACGGGCAGCGCGGGGTTCGGGACGGGAGGCGCGGCGCGGTCCACGGCCTTCCGTCGTTACGGCTCGTCGGCGGAGATGGACCCGTCGACGTACAACACGGTGTCTGGCCGCAACTCCACGGGGCATGACCACGCCACCGTGGTGGTGCCCACGCGGTGCACGAATCCGCCACCCATCCCGACTCCGGTGACGGATGCCTGGGTGATGTCCGACGAGCGGCAGACGCCCGAGGACCAGCACGTGTATGGCGTGCGCTTGCCGCCGGGGCAGGCGCCCGAGGACGGCGAGCCGCTCTTCGAGCGCCACACGTTGGGAGAGTGTGTGTCGTGTCCGGGCATCTGGCCGTTCGCCATGGGCTACAACGTGGACCAGTTGCAGCGGGGGCGGGCCAATCACTACGGGCAGCCGAAGTTGTACTCGGTGCTGCACCGCGACTACGGCAGTGAGGCGCGGCGTCGGAGTCCAGACCCGTGGAACCTCTTCTTCCGCTTCCCGTTCTCGGCGGAGAACACGACGGAGTTCGACCTGTCGATTCCGCTGGGCCGTTCACGTCCCACGGGGCGCGAGGGGGTGCAGCGCAACCAGGTGGCGCTGTCGGCGGGCATCATCTACTACCACCGGCCTCGAGCGGCGGGGCAGGGCGGTGGCTGGCGCGAGCCCCCCAACTTCTTGAATCCCTTCTGGCGCGCGACGCTGGTGAGTCCGGAGGGCGCCATCGACGACAAGCCCGCGGCGAGCCTGGAGGCGGCGGGCTTCACCGAGCATGGCCAGGTGCTGCGGGCGTTGGAGCAGGCGGGGTATCGCGGCGGTAGCCGGCGGGGAGCGGGGTACTGA
- a CDS encoding cytochrome C has translation MGGLGAPWSQRAACTPRSLGCLTARRALLTAALTALLAACGGPADASAPDDDALGTADPALRAEDAARRPNLSKPVGLALEVDNGQGKTLSVRAGQTFYVNQIDIRAAVRSTFDTGMWALRTTSDFAGVGWTGLRPVDEEPVLLGGPGRYTRRRFYRGAAWMDLPSFFIVEPVDSRGNLTGTPVVLNIGSEHQRRTTTDDFFVRRLRAIQTAFDCTTPRDCNSARDYEEEALLEVRNAYQHAQQRTFSLSARTTSLRLRWSLRPFAPYTIPVQQVNAPEFAYGFGIDVEARTPPRQDGTYAPGSEITFQVTLRDGEGKRLHPQGSLPSYNDVVRGFNTAGIQYYRAFFDATTTYYRRKHRERMLMTQIIGPAQNIQPIRSVIDLDAFLDPKVNEQTVATEKSDGVYSQFAILPFANIVFRGAFFPEEGLWDLPNTDTWKYKIPANATPGTYLVTVKGRRVYLGEDLPGTRTIEIQVGTQQRTEAKLTTGPCNSCHSQGAELSQVLHGNDNRAACAGCHAPLGFELEGPIFVRTHFVHSRSNRFGAPLEKCASCHLTKESIQRTSQAACLSCHKSYPDSHVAKFGPIESMYVGGGRQSFKQCTDSCHTRHPRSGL, from the coding sequence ATGGGCGGACTTGGAGCCCCCTGGTCTCAGCGCGCAGCGTGTACCCCCCGCTCGCTTGGCTGCCTGACGGCACGGCGGGCCCTGCTCACAGCTGCGCTCACCGCGTTGCTGGCGGCCTGCGGAGGCCCCGCGGACGCCAGCGCGCCGGACGACGACGCGCTGGGTACGGCGGACCCGGCGCTCCGGGCCGAGGATGCAGCGCGCCGCCCCAACCTGTCGAAGCCGGTGGGTCTGGCCCTCGAGGTCGACAACGGCCAGGGCAAGACGCTGAGCGTGCGGGCGGGACAGACCTTCTACGTCAACCAGATTGATATCCGCGCGGCGGTCCGGTCCACGTTCGACACCGGCATGTGGGCCCTGCGCACCACGAGCGACTTCGCGGGCGTGGGCTGGACGGGCCTGCGCCCGGTGGACGAGGAGCCCGTGCTGCTGGGGGGGCCCGGCCGCTATACCCGCCGCCGCTTCTACCGGGGCGCCGCCTGGATGGACCTCCCCAGCTTCTTCATCGTGGAGCCGGTGGACTCGCGCGGCAACCTCACGGGCACGCCCGTGGTGCTGAACATCGGTTCGGAGCACCAGCGCCGGACCACCACCGACGACTTCTTCGTGCGCCGCCTGCGCGCCATCCAGACCGCGTTCGACTGCACCACGCCCCGCGACTGCAACAGCGCCCGGGACTACGAGGAGGAGGCCCTCCTGGAAGTGCGCAACGCGTACCAGCACGCGCAGCAGCGCACCTTCAGCCTGAGCGCCCGCACCACCTCCCTGCGCCTGCGCTGGAGCCTGCGCCCCTTCGCGCCCTACACCATCCCCGTGCAGCAGGTGAACGCGCCCGAGTTCGCTTACGGCTTCGGCATCGACGTGGAGGCCCGCACCCCGCCCCGCCAGGACGGTACCTATGCCCCTGGGTCGGAAATCACCTTCCAGGTGACCCTCCGGGATGGGGAGGGCAAAAGGCTCCACCCGCAGGGAAGTCTACCGTCCTACAATGACGTCGTCCGGGGCTTCAATACGGCGGGCATCCAGTACTATCGGGCCTTCTTCGACGCGACCACGACGTACTACCGCCGGAAGCACCGGGAGCGGATGTTGATGACCCAAATCATTGGGCCCGCACAGAACATCCAACCCATCCGCTCCGTCATCGACCTGGACGCGTTCCTGGACCCGAAGGTCAACGAGCAGACCGTGGCCACGGAGAAGAGCGACGGGGTGTACTCCCAGTTCGCCATCCTGCCGTTCGCCAACATCGTCTTCCGCGGCGCCTTCTTCCCCGAAGAGGGCTTGTGGGACCTGCCCAACACGGACACGTGGAAGTACAAGATTCCCGCCAACGCCACGCCGGGCACGTACCTGGTGACGGTGAAGGGCCGCCGCGTGTACCTGGGCGAGGACCTGCCGGGCACGCGCACCATCGAAATCCAGGTGGGGACCCAGCAGCGCACGGAGGCCAAGCTCACCACGGGCCCGTGCAACAGCTGCCACAGCCAGGGCGCGGAGCTGTCCCAGGTGCTGCACGGCAACGACAACCGCGCCGCGTGCGCCGGCTGCCACGCGCCGCTGGGCTTCGAATTGGAAGGGCCCATCTTCGTGCGCACGCACTTCGTGCACTCGCGCTCCAACCGCTTTGGCGCGCCGCTGGAGAAGTGCGCCTCGTGTCACCTCACGAAGGAAAGCATCCAGCGCACCAGCCAGGCCGCGTGCCTGTCGTGCCACAAGAGCTACCCGGACAGCCACGTGGCGAAGTTCGGCCCCATCGAAAGCATGTATGTCGGCGGAGGACGGCAGTCCTTCAAGCAGTGCACCGACTCGTGTCACACCCGGCACCCGCGCAGCGGCCTCTAA
- a CDS encoding TadE family protein yields MVPSATIPTSRQSGQAAVEAALTLPLVVFLVLGTLQLFMMLQARILAQVAAYRAVRAGSLNHGDCLPMMHAAMVTMLPSVVRTDSQAALVEAFRLRRDNQYRVVSSYGSPFMGPLVEIVRDSPDPAWVRGLAGDEDLLFDQPSNQDAVLDSRTLEIRMVAWYYMRIPFANWVMSRMFLAHFGLRSYTATNPLMPAQKRSEWWNDEPVPLGPDDWPGGPLDDRMVAWSAAGHFVFPIQVHAAMRMMTPVMAENFQRGAECPVTGF; encoded by the coding sequence ATGGTCCCTTCCGCCACGATTCCCACATCCAGGCAAAGCGGACAGGCAGCGGTGGAAGCGGCGTTGACGCTCCCGCTGGTGGTGTTCCTGGTGTTGGGGACGCTGCAGCTCTTCATGATGCTGCAGGCGCGCATCCTGGCTCAGGTGGCGGCGTACCGCGCGGTGCGGGCGGGCAGCCTCAACCACGGTGACTGCCTGCCGATGATGCACGCGGCGATGGTGACGATGTTGCCGTCGGTGGTGCGCACGGACAGCCAGGCGGCGCTGGTGGAGGCGTTCCGGCTGCGGCGGGACAACCAGTACCGGGTGGTGAGCTCCTACGGGAGTCCCTTCATGGGGCCGCTGGTGGAAATCGTGCGCGATTCTCCGGACCCGGCGTGGGTGCGGGGCCTGGCGGGGGACGAGGACCTGTTGTTCGACCAGCCCTCGAACCAGGACGCGGTGTTGGACAGCCGCACCCTCGAGATACGCATGGTGGCCTGGTACTACATGCGCATCCCCTTCGCGAACTGGGTGATGAGCCGGATGTTCCTGGCCCACTTCGGTCTGCGTTCGTACACGGCCACCAATCCGCTGATGCCGGCGCAGAAGCGCTCGGAGTGGTGGAACGACGAGCCCGTTCCCCTGGGGCCGGATGACTGGCCGGGGGGGCCGTTGGATGACCGCATGGTGGCGTGGAGCGCGGCGGGCCACTTCGTCTTCCCCATCCAGGTCCACGCGGCGATGCGGATGATGACGCCGGTGATGGCCGAGAACTTCCAGCGAGGCGCCGAATGTCCCGTCACCGGCTTCTGA
- a CDS encoding sensor histidine kinase: protein MVRRWTFAQRVAAGVSACMLAGLLLLATLLSAVHGLLTHTETSRAALQQALLAGCVGLAGVGALACVLHHALRPLHARNEHSEQRLSLLMEAVTDYALCFLDRQGHVTAWNAGAERLTGWAASDVTGSSLERLHPEDAVAAGVPRIHLERAAREGRLLSEGWQLRRDGTRFWAETLLTPLQDSHGRLCGFAKVTRDITERRRMERAQALFAEAGRVLQPLSGAREVGEALTRLCVPEVADACILFLPSSDGQVRPQAVACADTQAATRLWEPLLRCPNADEVGPSHVVCTGRAELLPELDAEHPPQALHGTAHGELLRVLGVTSALTVPLAVGPRVLGALCLLSTGTRRYGEVDRAFMEELASRAALALDNARLLAEAQGALELIGVAAHDLGNPLSSLQLRLRRLRLMDVCAHEPRLRDGLVGAESETRRMGRLLHNLLDLSALSAGPLTLDREKVDLATLVQEVAERHTDQALAAGCTLTVQVQEDDTTGTWDRLRLDRVVTNLLNNALKFGQGHPVELSVHGDDTHVRLTVKDSGLGIAPTDQQRLFHRFERVRGRGNDGHPPGSGLGLYIVRQLIEAHGGAIHVLSRVGEGSEFTIELPRTLQGRAHMSLHVSA from the coding sequence ATGGTGCGACGTTGGACGTTCGCTCAGCGAGTGGCGGCTGGTGTCTCCGCCTGCATGCTCGCCGGTCTGCTGCTCCTCGCGACACTCCTGTCCGCGGTGCATGGACTGCTGACACATACGGAGACCTCGCGCGCCGCGTTGCAACAGGCGCTCCTGGCCGGGTGCGTGGGCCTTGCGGGCGTGGGCGCCCTGGCGTGTGTGCTCCACCACGCATTGCGCCCCCTGCACGCACGCAATGAACACAGTGAGCAGCGTTTGAGCCTCCTGATGGAAGCCGTCACTGATTACGCATTGTGTTTCCTGGACAGGCAGGGCCATGTCACGGCCTGGAACGCCGGGGCGGAGCGCCTGACGGGCTGGGCCGCCTCGGACGTCACGGGCTCCTCGCTGGAGCGGCTGCACCCCGAGGACGCGGTGGCTGCGGGCGTGCCCCGCATCCACCTGGAGCGCGCCGCGCGAGAGGGGCGCCTGTTGTCCGAGGGCTGGCAGCTGCGCCGCGATGGCACCCGTTTCTGGGCGGAGACGCTGCTCACCCCGCTTCAAGACTCCCATGGCCGGCTGTGCGGCTTCGCCAAGGTGACGCGGGACATCACCGAGCGGCGCCGCATGGAGCGCGCCCAGGCCCTCTTCGCCGAGGCCGGCCGCGTCCTGCAGCCCCTCTCCGGCGCACGCGAGGTGGGCGAGGCCCTCACCCGGCTGTGTGTCCCCGAGGTGGCCGACGCGTGCATCCTCTTCCTGCCCTCCTCCGACGGCCAGGTGCGCCCGCAGGCCGTGGCGTGCGCGGACACCCAGGCCGCCACCCGCCTGTGGGAGCCGCTCCTGCGCTGCCCCAACGCCGACGAGGTGGGCCCCAGCCACGTGGTGTGCACCGGCCGGGCGGAGCTTTTGCCGGAGCTGGACGCGGAGCACCCGCCCCAGGCCCTGCACGGCACCGCGCACGGGGAGCTGTTGCGCGTGCTGGGCGTCACCTCCGCCCTCACCGTCCCGCTGGCGGTGGGCCCTCGCGTCCTGGGCGCGCTGTGCCTCCTGTCCACCGGCACGCGGCGCTACGGCGAGGTGGACCGGGCCTTCATGGAGGAGCTGGCCAGCCGCGCCGCCCTGGCCCTGGACAACGCGCGCCTGCTCGCGGAGGCCCAGGGCGCGTTGGAGCTCATCGGCGTGGCCGCGCACGACCTGGGCAACCCGCTCAGCTCGCTCCAACTGCGGCTGCGCCGCCTGCGCCTCATGGACGTCTGTGCCCACGAGCCCCGGTTGCGCGACGGGCTGGTGGGCGCGGAGAGCGAGACCCGGCGCATGGGGCGGCTCCTGCACAACCTGCTGGACCTGTCCGCCCTGTCCGCCGGCCCCCTCACGCTGGACCGCGAGAAGGTGGACCTGGCCACCCTGGTCCAGGAGGTCGCCGAACGCCACACAGACCAGGCCCTGGCCGCCGGCTGCACCCTCACGGTCCAAGTCCAGGAAGACGACACCACGGGGACCTGGGACCGGCTCCGGTTGGATCGCGTGGTGACCAACCTGCTGAACAACGCGCTCAAGTTCGGCCAGGGCCATCCCGTGGAGCTCAGCGTCCACGGCGATGACACCCATGTCCGGCTCACCGTGAAGGACTCCGGCCTGGGCATCGCCCCCACGGACCAGCAGCGCCTGTTCCACCGCTTCGAACGCGTCCGGGGACGCGGCAACGACGGCCACCCGCCCGGTTCCGGCCTGGGCCTCTACATCGTCCGCCAGCTCATCGAAGCCCACGGCGGCGCCATCCATGTCCTCAGCCGGGTCGGGGAAGGCTCGGAATTCACGATTGAACTCCCCCGCACCCTCCAGGGCAGGGCTCACATGTCGCTCCACGTCAGCGCGTAA
- a CDS encoding FIST signal transduction protein → MAQVKMQTARTTLQEPAAAAEDLLRQLGPTKPVLVTMFASRERDQYALNRAVRERLPPGTRLVGATTAGELDNTGIHEGSVVMAALSGDLEVGLGLGTGLSVDAINAGQMAIKRACDELGVRQQDLDARRCVGLVIDDGFRYKKEELLLGILEKNQTLVLVGGGASDHNRDPARQSALVHVDGEVATDAVLVALFRTNAPWAALRSHWYVPTGERLTITKVDESHTRALEIDGFPAAKRYAEILGVKDVKDLEFGTPQGFAVRPTALRVGREYFIRAAWRPNEDGSILFANLLEEGTELELMKLGDMAGMTRGFFAEELPKRVQNPQAALLFHCGGRMWYAHATNTVSQLAETLKAAPTAAGMNVHFEIYSGFHINTTLTTLVFGAN, encoded by the coding sequence ATGGCCCAAGTGAAGATGCAGACGGCTCGCACCACGCTCCAGGAGCCGGCCGCGGCCGCGGAGGATTTGCTGCGCCAGCTGGGCCCCACCAAGCCCGTGCTGGTGACGATGTTCGCCTCGAGAGAGCGGGACCAGTACGCCTTGAACCGCGCGGTGCGCGAGCGGCTCCCCCCCGGCACGCGGCTGGTGGGCGCGACGACGGCGGGGGAGCTGGACAACACCGGCATCCACGAGGGCAGCGTGGTGATGGCCGCCCTCTCCGGTGACCTGGAGGTGGGCCTGGGCCTGGGCACCGGGCTGTCCGTGGACGCCATCAACGCGGGGCAGATGGCCATCAAGCGCGCGTGCGACGAGCTGGGCGTGCGCCAGCAGGACCTGGACGCGCGCCGCTGCGTGGGCCTCGTCATCGACGATGGCTTCCGTTACAAGAAAGAGGAGCTGCTTCTGGGCATCCTCGAGAAGAACCAGACGCTGGTGCTCGTGGGCGGCGGCGCCAGCGACCACAACCGGGACCCGGCGCGTCAGTCCGCGCTGGTGCACGTGGATGGTGAAGTGGCCACCGACGCGGTGCTGGTGGCGCTGTTCCGCACCAACGCGCCCTGGGCCGCGTTGCGCTCGCACTGGTACGTGCCCACCGGGGAGCGGCTCACCATCACCAAGGTGGACGAGAGCCACACGCGCGCGCTGGAGATTGACGGCTTCCCCGCCGCCAAGCGCTACGCGGAAATCCTGGGCGTGAAGGACGTGAAGGACCTGGAGTTCGGCACGCCCCAGGGCTTCGCGGTGCGCCCCACCGCGCTGCGCGTGGGACGCGAGTACTTCATCCGCGCCGCGTGGCGGCCCAACGAGGACGGCTCCATCCTCTTCGCCAACCTGCTGGAGGAAGGCACCGAGCTGGAGCTGATGAAGCTGGGCGACATGGCGGGCATGACGCGCGGCTTCTTCGCGGAGGAGTTGCCCAAGCGGGTCCAGAACCCGCAGGCCGCGCTGCTGTTCCACTGCGGCGGGCGCATGTGGTACGCGCACGCGACGAACACGGTGTCCCAGCTCGCGGAGACCCTGAAGGCCGCGCCCACCGCCGCGGGGATGAACGTGCACTTCGAGATTTATTCAGGGTTCCACATCAACACCACGCTCACCACGCTGGTGTTCGGGGCGAACTGA